In Sulfurimonas sp., the DNA window TCAATACCTGTTAGTATATCTTTTATAATCTCATCAGGATCTTCTGTTCTTGGATTGTCACTAGTAATATATATCTTTTTAGCCAAATTTGATGCCACACGACCCATAAGTGGACGTTTTGATTTATCTCTATCACCACCTGCTCCAAAAACTACTAAAAGATCTTTCTCTTTTAAAGCATTAAGAACTTGAGCCATACCATCTGGTGTATGAGCAAAATCAACTATTACATTTGGTTCTTCACTAACCTGTTCCATTCTACCACTAACACCTGCAAAATTATCTACCACTTCTGCTATCTCTTCAAGTTTTTTACCACTAAGCAGATGTGTGGCCGATATAGCTGCCATTAGATTATATAGATTAAAAAATCCATGAAGCGAAGATGTAAAAGGAACTACTTCATCTTGCATATGTTGTATTATTCCGCTTGAAGCATTGTTAAGTGAGTATGCCATCAGTTTATAAGTAGCTGGATTTTCTATGCCGTATGTATATGTATTTTTTACATTGAATGATGCTTTAGTTTCATCTTTATTGATTAGTTTTTTTGTCTCATCTTGAAAAAAACTATTTTTTACGGCTATATACTCTTCAATTGTTTTATGATAGTCTAAATGGTCTTGAGTAATATTTGTAAGTATTTTTAACTCAAACTTTAAGCCCTCTATACGCTTTTGTACTATTGCGTGAGAACTTACTTCCATAATAAAAAATTCGCATCCGGCTGCTACAGCCTGATATATGTGAATATATGTATTTAAAACACTTGGTGTTGTAAGGCTCTTACCTTCTACAACTTCATCATTCATAAAAAATCCACGTGTACCTTGAAAGGCAGCTTTATATCCTAAATCAAGTAAAAAAGAGTATATGGCACTGGCAGTAGTCGTTTTACCATTAGTACCTGTAATACCGACTATTTTTATTTGATCAATTCCAAAAAGTTCTGCTATCTCGTCAATTTTTATTATTGAGTGAGCGTTATGATCTTTAGCATTTTGAAGATATTTTTCATTTTGGTTTGTGAGAACAAACGCTGTTTGTTCATCGCACTCTTGTGAATTTTCAGTTACATATTTGAAAGCTTGGTTTGGTAGCTCAATTTTCAATAATTTTGCCTTTAGATAGTTTAGTCAACAGCTTTCTTAATTTGTCATCTGTAGGATACGCACTCAAAGCACCCTCTAAATAGTTTAAAGCCATTTTGTTAAAACCGTGTTCAATCAAACTATCCAAAAACTCTATAAAATCTTCTTTTTCACTGATGATCACACGTGTTGAAAACATGATATTCTCAAATGTTTCTTTAAAGCTAGTACCGTTCTCTATTATTTTTTTGAAATCATCATAAAGTATTCCATCTTCATACTCTAATCTGTCACGAATAGGCTCTGCAAACAACTCCCCCAAACTATCCATGCTACCATCCATATTTGATAATAACTCAGACATAATAACATCAGCTTGCTCACTATCTTCCTCTTTTAGAATTTCATAGTAATCAAACAATGCTTCTGCTGCACCTTCACCGCTCATAGCCATTTCAGATAATATAACACCGTTATACGCTTCTTTAGAGTTTGGATAGTTTTGTAATACAGTAGCAAATTTTTCTAATGCTGTTTCAAATTCTGCTTTTGAAAAGCTATCTTTTGCTTGTGATAATATTTTATATTTGCTTATTACACTCATAACATCCCCCTTCTTAAAGATTATCTATATCATTTTCCATTCCAACAGGAACATTAACCACTGTTATTTCAGGGTGTATATCCATACGGAGCTGTCTCTCAATTCCATATTTTAAAGTTGTCCCACTACTCGAACATCCTACACATGCACCTTTTAGTTGAACATATACACTTCCGTTTTTAACAGCTATAAAATCAATATCTCCGCCATCTAAAGCGATAGATGGTCTTACTTTGTCAATAACACGTTTAACAGGTGCTACCAACTCTTCGTCACTAAAGGGAATCATCTTCTTCCTTATTGGTATTAAAAACTTTTAAAATTTGTAGAGATAAACCATTACCAATTTTAATAACATAAAATATGATAAAAGGGCTTAACAAACCATAAATTTATAACTCTAAACTTATAATTTCATCTACATAGGAAGGTTTTCTCATCCCTACAGCTATATAATCAATATCGTCTATATTTAGTAAATGCTTTATTGCGCATTCCTGCATTTTGAGCTTACAATCTTTAAAAACTTCTTTTAAAGCTATCCTAGTTTTTTTTGCACATTCATACTCAACCATTTTTTTATATTCAATCAAAAATAGATCTATAAAATTTAGCATTGTTTGAGCATTTTGCTCATCTATATTTTTTAATGCTTTTTGCATATGTGGAATAGCCTGAGTATAAAGAAAAGTTTCATAATCACCTACCCAGCCGAACTTATGTTTAGATGCATCTAACTCTTCAAAAAGATTAAACAAAGGCTTTAAAAGCTCATTATCGGTAACTTCTAAAAGTTCATTTAGATGATGATAATACTCATGGCTTTCATCATAATCAGCCAATCTGTACACTTGATTATTTGTTATTCCATTTAAAGGTCTTGTAGCTATTACTCTTAACCCTTGTTCTTTTGCCCATTTTGCACATCCTAAACCTTCGTTTTCCAGTATATTTATGGGCAACTCTATTGTGCTGAAGCTATGTTTCTCATTTTTAAGCTCATGAGCAGCTTCCATAGCCAAGGTAACAAGATCTTCATACGGTAAGAACTTATCATCTTTATGTATTACCGAAAATGCCTCACTACTGATCCCATAAGATTTAATCTTTCCGCTTTGAACTAATGTTTCACACTCTAAAAAAGCTTCAAAAATCAACCTATTCATCTCATCTAATCTATCATCTTTAGATATCCCATCTTCAATAGCTTTGTATAGTACTGATTCAGGATTTTCGATCATATAACATGAAATTGAATTCAATTCAAGATCTTTTAAAGAGTTTTCCAAAACTTCACTTGGATTAGAATTAATATCAAATTTTGTTATTACTTCAATGTTATCTCTTATATCATCTTCAAACTCTCTAAAAGCTAAAGCAATCGTACGCTGAGCACCTCCATCCATATATTTGGGTGATGTGTCAATCATTCTAATGCCAGATTTTATAGCCTCTTTTAAAGCTTGTAGATGTTGTGGATTATGTTCTGAAATTCTTTGTGTACCAAAAATTATTTTACTCATGATTATCCTATACAATTTAGAGAAAGATTTTTAAGTGTGGATGCTAAACGCTGAAAATCAGCGCTAGGCGGGAACTAAGGAATAAATCCTTAGAAATTAGTAATTAAACTAATTCGATAAATGCCATAGTAGTAGCGTCACCACGGCGAATACGAGTACGAGTGATTCTTGTATAACCACCGTTACGCTCTACATATTGAGGAGCGATTTCTTCAACTAATTTCTTAGTTGCAGCTTTGTTTTGAAGTGATGCGTATACAGCTCTGTGAGCGTTAGAATCACCCTTACCAGCTACTGTAATTAATTTTTCAACATAAGAGCGAAGCTCTTTTGCTTTCATTGCAGTAGTTTCAATTTTACCATGTTCAATTAACGAAATACTAAGATTTGCTAAAAGCGCCTTACGGTGTGCACTTGTACGTCCTAGTTTACGGTATCCATGACGGTGTCTCATCATTATTTCCTTATTTTGCTTCTATTTGTTTTTTAAGAGCATTTGCTACATCATCAGCTAAATCAGCGCCAACTTCGTAACCAAACTCTTGAACCTTCTCAACTATCTCATCATAAGATTTTTTACCAAGGTTTTTAACGTTTTTAAGATCATTTACACTCATTAGTACAATCTCACCAACTAAAGAGATGCTTGAACGGTCAAGACAGTTAAAACTTCTAGCACTTAATCCTAATGAATCAATGTGTGTAGTAAGTTTTTTAAGATCTGGTGACTCTTCAACTCTTTCAATTGTAGTTGGAGCTTTTACACTAATTTCACTGTTAAATACAGCAAGTTGAGCATACATAACTTCTAAAGAGTTTCTAAAAGCATCTACTGGTGAAATCTGACCATCAGTTTTAATGTTTAATACAACTCTTTCAAAGTTAGGATTATCTTCAACAAGTACATTCTCTATCTTATAAGTTACACTTCTAACAGGTGTAAAGTATGCATCTAGAGCGATGTATCCATCTTCTAGCTCATCTGAAGTATCTTCACTTGGAACATACCCAATACCTTGAGCTATTTTAATAGTAAAGTTTAACGTAGCATCTTCATTTAATGTAGCTAAGTGTGTATCTGGAGTTACAACTTCAACTTCATCATTAGTAAGATCACTACCTTTTACTGAACAAGGCCCTGCAAAACTATAATCGATCTTTGCTGAGTCTACATCACCATTAAGCTTAAAGCGAATCTCTTTAAGATTTAAGATGAAGTCAGAAATATCTTCAAGCATACCACGCACAGAGTCAAACTCGTGCTTAGCACCCTCTATTTTTATAGCGATTGGAGCATAACCTACTGAGCTACTTAATAAAAAACGGCGAAGTGGGTGAGCTAAAGATATTGCATATCCCGTCTCAAACGGGTATGCCATTATGTTAGCTTCGTTATCACTAATTTGTTCTACCTCAAATTGCTGTGGAGCTAGTGGAGTAGTTTTGATCTTTTTCATTTATACGCCTTTTTTATTTTTTATTTAGAGTAAAGCTCAACGATTAAACGCTCTTCTACAGGAATTACAACTTCTTCACGTTCTGGTAAACGAGTAAAGATTCCGAAAACTTTTTCATTGTCAGTATCAACCCATGGAGATAAACCAGTTTGGC includes these proteins:
- a CDS encoding UDP-N-acetylmuramoyl-L-alanyl-D-glutamate--2,6-diaminopimelate ligase; the encoded protein is MKIELPNQAFKYVTENSQECDEQTAFVLTNQNEKYLQNAKDHNAHSIIKIDEIAELFGIDQIKIVGITGTNGKTTTASAIYSFLLDLGYKAAFQGTRGFFMNDEVVEGKSLTTPSVLNTYIHIYQAVAAGCEFFIMEVSSHAIVQKRIEGLKFELKILTNITQDHLDYHKTIEEYIAVKNSFFQDETKKLINKDETKASFNVKNTYTYGIENPATYKLMAYSLNNASSGIIQHMQDEVVPFTSSLHGFFNLYNLMAAISATHLLSGKKLEEIAEVVDNFAGVSGRMEQVSEEPNVIVDFAHTPDGMAQVLNALKEKDLLVVFGAGGDRDKSKRPLMGRVASNLAKKIYITSDNPRTEDPDEIIKDILTGIEDKSNVKVEVNRKKAIESALNDQTGDEVVVVLGKGDEAYQIIYDQKLPFDDREVIREILKRT
- a CDS encoding NifU family protein, encoding MIPFSDEELVAPVKRVIDKVRPSIALDGGDIDFIAVKNGSVYVQLKGACVGCSSSGTTLKYGIERQLRMDIHPEITVVNVPVGMENDIDNL
- a CDS encoding aldo/keto reductase, producing the protein MSKIIFGTQRISEHNPQHLQALKEAIKSGIRMIDTSPKYMDGGAQRTIALAFREFEDDIRDNIEVITKFDINSNPSEVLENSLKDLELNSISCYMIENPESVLYKAIEDGISKDDRLDEMNRLIFEAFLECETLVQSGKIKSYGISSEAFSVIHKDDKFLPYEDLVTLAMEAAHELKNEKHSFSTIELPINILENEGLGCAKWAKEQGLRVIATRPLNGITNNQVYRLADYDESHEYYHHLNELLEVTDNELLKPLFNLFEELDASKHKFGWVGDYETFLYTQAIPHMQKALKNIDEQNAQTMLNFIDLFLIEYKKMVEYECAKKTRIALKEVFKDCKLKMQECAIKHLLNIDDIDYIAVGMRKPSYVDEIISLEL
- the rplQ gene encoding 50S ribosomal protein L17; protein product: MRHRHGYRKLGRTSAHRKALLANLSISLIEHGKIETTAMKAKELRSYVEKLITVAGKGDSNAHRAVYASLQNKAATKKLVEEIAPQYVERNGGYTRITRTRIRRGDATTMAFIELV
- a CDS encoding DNA-directed RNA polymerase subunit alpha, producing MKKIKTTPLAPQQFEVEQISDNEANIMAYPFETGYAISLAHPLRRFLLSSSVGYAPIAIKIEGAKHEFDSVRGMLEDISDFILNLKEIRFKLNGDVDSAKIDYSFAGPCSVKGSDLTNDEVEVVTPDTHLATLNEDATLNFTIKIAQGIGYVPSEDTSDELEDGYIALDAYFTPVRSVTYKIENVLVEDNPNFERVVLNIKTDGQISPVDAFRNSLEVMYAQLAVFNSEISVKAPTTIERVEESPDLKKLTTHIDSLGLSARSFNCLDRSSISLVGEIVLMSVNDLKNVKNLGKKSYDEIVEKVQEFGYEVGADLADDVANALKKQIEAK